The genome window GGTCAACAGTCAAGGGATTATTGAATATCAAACAAATTAACTTGTATAAATATTATAGAAACCATTATGTAGTTCATCAGTGAGTATTATTAGTAAAATATCACTAATAGTAATAGACTAGTATAGTAGTTTCTATCCGTATCACTATCATTTACTGGTCATCATTTATCATTTTACGGATACAGAATTACTtcggatcaggatcaggatcaggatttagGGTGTTGTTATgcacaacttagccatttttagccttttatgccccttcagatttactccttttttttttctttttttattgttggtcaggtcgttgactagctcagtcattttatccatcaacgtcgtattttgtttttgtaccaCGTGCATCAAAACTCATGTTAAAACCATGCTAAACTGTTGTTTGCGTTTATCATTCTAAATCAAAACGGGGTGCGTGGATTAAAAATAAATTGGAAATTAATTATTCGTTACGGtgcaaagaactttttttttaaaacgaatcTAGAACTATCCCTGCTGAAACTGGTAATGTCAGACTTTAGCGTAACCCTAAAGCAGACTTACCGTACACTTGCAGAATTCAGTTCTCAAGCTGAGAGCAGTTGCCCGAGCCAAATCATTCACTGCACAACAGTCTGATTCAAGTTGTTTCCACGCACAACACTCGCGACGGCGAAGTTCACTGCCACTGTGTGTCAAGAATCCGACCCGACAGGCCTCTTCCGGGTAATACGATATGAACAGTTCATAACGCAACTCAAACTGATTTGCGATCTCGCTTGTAAACCCCGTTTATGGGGAAATAAGCAGCGTACTTGTTTAAGTTTGCACCAGTTGAAGGTAGACGTGTTTTACTTTGTGAAGCAAACAAGCCAAGCTCAAACCAAGGCTGATAACTCTTCTGGCAAGGCAATCACGTGCTGTCACATGATACATCTAAAATCGTCTTTTTATAGAAATGTCTGGAACTacctctctcgctatctctcttcgACTGGATAATTTTCGAAAATTGTCAGGTATATTTAAGAAACCCTTTGTATAAATCTTCGCAAATTATGTGCGGAACCCTAAATGAACGATACCCATGTTAGCTTAAGCAATGGAAAAGCTTCAAAGCTTGTTTTGTCCCAGAATTGTTGAAATTTAGAAAATTGTTTTCTCCTACATTCtgatttttttaagaaaaaggatAGCATACTACCAGTCAGGAGTAAAAACGTCAGTCACCCTTCTAACAGTTatatagggaaaaaaaaacaaaaaacaagaaacaacaataaaaacaaacaaacctgattTCGATTCAAGGGAGCTAACAGCCGTTGCGTCTGCGATAAATCAGAGTTGCTAAACTTTGTGGCACTTCCTTCCCATcggctttttattttctttacattttccCGTTCTAAAATATCTTATTGGTTCTTAAAATGATTTAGAATTAATAAGTTTACCTTAATCAAATAAGAAAGATCACTGTTTCTTATTAACTTCCAATGTTAGTTGATTTTGGTAGGTGTGTGATTGCACCAAACAATTCGGAAATAAATCGTCTGCTGTAAGTTTGTGTTGTTTGATTTGGCCTATTTTTGTGTGTAGTACAAATAAACAAGACCGCATCAGTATATCTACATACTTTGTTGATATAAACATGgaaaaggtgttgttgtttttttaattatatacatatatattgactGTGTCATCACATGATTGCCCAACAACCTTCTGGTTTGTGCGCGGGTCTTCTCTCCCTGTTAAAGTTCTCGCGATGATCTCGAGGTATTTGGCGCCAACTTACGCTTTTCTCTTTGGCGCAAGACTCACATCGTTTCACCAAAAACGAAAGATGTCGTCTTCTAATCCCCGTGGTGCTTTCATCGTGTTTGAAGGCTGTGATAAAAGCGGAAAATCAACACAATGCGAGTTGTTGGTTGATCGTCTCAACAAAGATGGTGTGAAGGCACAACTCATGAAATTCCCAGGTGAGCTGAACGAAATCGTGTGCTCCGTTGAAAGTATTCTTTCAAAGCAATTTCATAACTAACTGTAACACGTTTGTACAGATTTGCAAAACTGGGGGCACTTGGGGACAGAAAATTTGTCACTGATACTGTCCGTGTGAGAAAAACGTTCGACTTTTGAACCAGTTGTTTCTCTCGCCCAAAATTATCTGGATCACCGAACACTTGAAAAGGTTGACAGACTGTGTAGACTCCATTGCAGTATCAACACCAGCTAATTTTAATTTACGAATCGTCATTCGAAAAATCTCCCCACCTGTGAGCAGCCTAAGAATGCTACACAGTTTATTTAGCTATCCATGCCTGCCACACATGTTGATAGATTTAGTACACTGACTACACACGTAGAACTGAACTCAGCTGATCGACGAAAACAGACACCATTGACGGGGACACAGTCAAACCTTACAGATCAAGACAAGCAAATGTACAGGCGTATGTTGACTTGTTCCCAGACTGGGCAGAGTTCAACGTAAGTTAACCACGAATGCTACAATAAATGATTTACACTTTGCAGACATGTATACATTTACATTCCGTGATTCATTCACAAAGGGACACAGCATGGTATTGACattatatatttttgttatttatgGTTAAAGTTTAAGGTATCAATGGACAAACCGAAAATTGGTGGAAGCGCAAATGCGCATGGAAATTTGACATCAATCATGATAATCTTCATCTTTCTTCCACTTGATGACCATCAGTATGTCAATGAAAACTGTGATGTTGTGGGAGGCTGCCGTTGGGCGCAGttcagctgggctaccgagggatgtacTCTTAACTGATaagggagatggggcgcagtccactggtgtgttcgcatctccagcttggCCAGTCTGGCTACCAGCACAGCCCTAGGCTTCTATGACACtttatcaaagagaaaaaaagaaaaaaaaagtggggatgcGTGGACTTGTTAGCtggtatgggggtggaggaggtgagggggtgtaCTAAACAAAAGTGATGGAGGGTagtataggggaggggggggggttaagtctACTTTGTTGTGTCATTGCTTGAAGCAGTCCTGTGACTGCTGTGACAACGTCCTGGGGCAGAGTGTTCTGTTCCGGGATGGTAcaggggaagaaagacatctgtactgcgtcctgcagtCAGGAATGTTGTAATTGCAGGTGTTCATTTTTATAATCCAtccatcataattatatatatatatatatatatatatatatatatatataaataaagtaaAATCAGTGTACTGTCACATCAATATCACTTAATATCAGCAGATGATTAGATATTTTGTGTTTTAGTAAACTTGAATATTTATTACAAAGTATTGCTTTGCATGATATTACAAGTTAGATTGTGATGTTTGACATCATAACCACTGGTGTAACTAACTTTTGTAAGTCATGACCTGGTTGTTACAACTTTCAGATCGGACAACGCCCATCGGCATGATGATCAACAACTACCTGCAGCAGTCCTGTCAGATCGAAGATCATGCAGTGCACCTGCTCTTCGCTGCCAACCGCTGGGAGGCCATGTGAGTTATCTTCTCTTGGGTTGATTTATATTAATCATAGTCTGCCCACTTCATGTAAGACATCTCTGTGGTTAATGTATTGTCTGTCTACTTCAGCTAGCTGATTTTGACATAATTTGTGAAATCATTTCAGAActgaccacacacatgcacgagcacatacacacacacacacacacacacacacatgcatgcatataaacatgtatgcgcgctcacacgcacacacacacacacacacattatgtacacacacatatgtattggtccatgcacgcacgcgcacacacacacacacacacacatgcacatgcacatgcatgtatgattTACTGCATGTGGAAAATGGGTGGGGTACTAGACATGGGGTTTGGGTGAAGTCAGATAAAGGGAAAAAAGAGGGCTAGTATTGCTGTCATGAACCTTAACTGATAAAGTGTCATTCTTTTTCTAGTGTTGGACTCCCTTAGTTACCttgtcaagatggctgccagaaaaagaagGTGCTAGGGATGCaatggggaggtaacctactacgggaggttatcggccgtagctactttcgttttctccgcataggcggatagtagtttgcacaggacaggaatcggacccctgccggagtctgcactagtgggtcacagttaagtatgttacttaaacataattttaggaagaaaatttccttatCACAGTATGGCTTTATTGAGACCTGTACTGTAGGCTGGAATAACAATTATCTTGTAGTCGGATTGTCGTAACTGTTAGTGTTAGGCTTATTATAACTTAAGCAGAGCTTTCCCGATCCCTATGTGGACTCGGATTTTGAATTGATAGTTCATATACACACATGAGGAATGTGTTGGTGAGTATGGTTGTTCGACATAGTGAATAGACTGATAATTTAGAGGAAAATGCTGCTGTTATATTGTAAATGATTAGCCACTATTCATCACAAACCATCATGCagtaatactagtagtagtagtaggggctAATTATTTGGGCCTCTCAGTCCTTTTAATTGTATGCCCCTTCTTGTTGCATAATTTCTCAGTGGTTTGCTTTGCATGCCTGctctaatttctttttaatttttatcatcAATGAAAATAAAGTCCTACTCATCAAAACATTGAAAACTGTTGCATTTGgggattactatcattatcaagcAGATTTTTTAAGATTATATGCAGTTTTATTGTTAGTATTCAGAATGTTCCAGTGCTTGATAACTCCATTTGTAAACCTAAACTTGCAGAATATTACAATGTCttagttgagtttcagtttcagtagctcaagaaggcatcactgcgtttggacagatccatatacgctacaccacatctgccaagcagatgagatgcctgaccagcagcgtaacccaacacgcttagtcaggccttgagaccttAGTTGAATAAAGTTTTGGTTCACTAttccttggttgttgtttttttccgacgAACTCATAACAAACATTTTGTCTGCATCGATATTGGTGATGCCCATGAATGACTTTCTGGAATGACAACCCACTAGTGAGCGCTGACTTGAGCCATTTGAAGTTGAAACAATTGACTTTTCAATGCCGTTGTCTTCTGCTGTGCAGGCCCAAGATGAAAGAGCTGTTGAAATCTGGGATGACCTTGGTCGTCGACCGTTACTCCTTTTCTGGCGTGGCTTTCTCTTCTGCCAAACCCGTGAGTTGGCTGTGTTCTGTTTCctttttcaggggtgtacatCCACATATACACAATAGGAGAAATGTCCTGACGCGCCTTGATATAACAGGACATTTGTATTCTTCTGAATGGGACTTTTAAACCATGGTCAGTGCATTTTTCCAGGTCAAGTCAGTCTAAAGTTGTTAACCAGCTATGATAAAAACGAACAATGTATTTTCACTCAATATCAGTATGTTACAATTATAAAAACCCTCCTGTTATGGCCTTGCTCTGATTGAACAGGTATGTTCATGGAGTACAGACTTGTCGCAGAAGTTTGTCACACAAGATGTCCGAGCCGACAAAGAAGCATATCCGATATTGACCTGCCGATGAAAATGTAATGAAACATCTGTCCTCTTCAGCGATAAAATGGTTCGGCATACTCAACCATTTGTCAGTCAGTATCCAACATTGATGTACAACTCCAGCATTTTCCAGTTTTTTGTAGTTGTGCTTACAGTGTTTGTAtaggttttaaccctttcaccgccaagcttgcatttatgcacaggtgtggtagagggcccatgtcaccaataggtgaccattcattggtctgttatccatgaacctactgctcttaatgttcggtggaaggataggccatattttcaatacatcgcagggggaatccccagctattcttagcttctgtcttttctgtgtttataccacaagggaattttctactctaaattgactggtggtgaaagggttaaagaacttGTAAAATATCTCGTtcatgcgtttcttttttttcctttcttttcaaatACCACTAAATGTCTTTAAAAATGTCCCTGGTAAGTAAAGGTTTTTGATTCTGGCTGTCTTTATTACTGATATAATTTGGAAACtgttgaagtatgtgtgtgtgtgttaacttatGGGAAAATCGTATAATATCTGTAAATGATACTGTAGATTAATGTTTGTATCTTAAGACTTAGACTATGTTGGAGCATCCTGCATATCACATGGATATTTTCATcagatcttttttgtttgttttacttgtaTCATAATATATGTAATTGTGTGCCTGCTTGTTCAAACAGTATTTTTATtaaaccattgttgttgttttttcttcaatatTTTCACATTCCTGTATCTTGTGCTTGCTAAAGTACATGTATTGTTAACCTGTTCAGTCCTGGAGAATTTGCAGGCTTCCCTGTCATTTTGATGTGATAAAAattacaacaaaacacactgaaaTCAGCCGGTTTTTACTTTGAATTGACGTGTTGGCAAAGCCGAAATTCCTGTGTGAGTTAGCTGCCTTTGTTTGCGGTGTATACGTGTTTAGGAACATGATCATCAGGCCTGACAAAAACCACCCTGCAatacttggggtgagtcctgtcaatgtcgtcagtgtcggcagagtcatgggtggctgttgtttgagggacgtggtggcggtctccactctgggagggacgctcactcagtctggctccgcgactaagccattattgttgttagtagggggcttagtaggtggtgtcctaagtacgttaaaacagaacaggcaccactgaacaccaccgaagtgactcagcagcagtgcagggtctcctctggtgtgtggcctcctggcgacctaacatcgatggttccctgtggactgccgacgctggaactgcaacggatgaacccgggtgttgccgtgtatgggggaatccaaatgagtggcgtgggagtaatgccactgaaacggtgctgatgatggggcagcaaaaaaaccaaaaaaaccctgcAAGGGGTAGGCACAGTgccaggaggaagacgaagaggcagacagaagaagaggtggGAAGATAACATCCGGGAAGTGGACAGGCCTGTCTTTCACCGAGTCGCAGAGAGCAGCCCACAACCGAGACAGATGGCGGAATTTTGTcagagtcatcagtggtgcctccaCAACCCCACTTAGGGATatgagactgatgatgatgatgatgatgtagcagACTGATTCTGTTTGGCTTTGAATTTGAGTTTGGTGTGGAAAATTTTCAGTCtgatcggggtggggggggggggggattttgatAGGTCATATCTGTGGGAACCCTGACATGATTATAGTTGATATTGCTACAATACATTGTAGTTATTATTCATTGCTGTCATAAttaccattgtgtgtgtgcagaatttcAGCGTGCAGTGGTGTCGGCAGCCAGAAGTCGGCCTGCTACGGCCAGACCAGGTGTTTTACCTTCAGGTCAGTTCCGAAGTGGCAGCCGAGCGCGGAGACTTTGGCACAGAGCGCTACGAGAACCGCGACTTCCAGACAAAAGTGGCGTCAATTTTTCAAGAGCTGAAAGACCCTACCTGGACTGTGAgcttatgttttcattttttttaattttcatgaatttattttttttctgcttcatttCTACGGATACGGGTACTTATATATTGCCTATCCACAgtttgagaccaagctctaagcgcttgacaaacacgtaatcatttgcacaataggctgtgTACCTGGGTAGttgctgccattgggtgctcatcatttgtttcctgtgtcattcaatcaggtttcagtcacgcacatgtccactctcagacagacatataatattttacgtgcatgaccgttttgtttatttaccctgccatgcaggcagccatactccattttcgggggtgtgcatgctgagtatgttcttgtttccaatctCCTTCTTTATATCCCACACTGTGAAAAGAAATTATAAAGACAGAATGTCTTTTCATACCTTGGTCCTGACATGTGAACTACAGTAACAttctaccgtaaagttcggtctattgagtgcactggtatataagccgcacccactcaatttaggaaaaaattgaactttatacatacataagccgcaccggctattaagccgcacttatttccggtaccggaatacatactgatactacagaaaagctgtcgatactgtaggttatgaaataaacacaagcgggaaacaacacaaagaaaagcaagcgaaaatactgctagtgccacaaaaaaataataaataaacacaacaaaaataagatccataatttagggatagtcacatttattcaacgtcatcctgctcactgaatccactaaaatcttcgtcttcagtgtccgagttaaagagaaccagcacagcttcctctgccatcttgtcactgacttcagcctcgctttcacttcaagaacatggatgtccagtgggtgtctgaatgacccaacctttagcttccgtcatcagaattgtggtattctttgtcaacattcacgtcttcagtataagagccttccgcttgcaatagtgtgatgatggtaactggggtgaaacgctgttaacgtcatctctttcggtctctttcgccgttcgtatggagagagttaacccgactcacttagtcaagccttgagtgcatgcatatctgtgtacctacacaattttgccagaggacaacactatcaTTGTCATGTGTTccacttttttttcagtgcgcaaagggtgtgctgcacacaggaccttgggtttatcatctcctccgaatgactcgtcgctaagtttcttcttcttcttcttcttttgcgttcgtgggctgcagctcccacgcttactcgcatgcatacgagtgggcttttacgtgtatgaccgtttttaccccgccatgtaggcagccatactccgtttttgggggtgtgcatgctgggtatgttcttgtttccataacccaccgaacgctgacatggattacgggatctttaacgtgcatatttgatcttttgcttgcgtatacacacgaagggtcaggcactaacaggtctgcacatatgttgacctgggagatcgtaaaaatctccacccttcacccgtcgCTAAGTTTGATtctccaatcaaacttgggagaaaggacgagagtgggattcgaaccagaccctcacagacacgtTTTCAAGACTTGACCATTGCATTGACTGTATTTACATGTGTATATCAGGCAA of Babylonia areolata isolate BAREFJ2019XMU chromosome 30, ASM4173473v1, whole genome shotgun sequence contains these proteins:
- the LOC143275457 gene encoding thymidylate kinase-like, with product MSSSNPRGAFIVFEGCDKSGKSTQCELLVDRLNKDGVKAQLMKFPDRTTPIGMMINNYLQQSCQIEDHAVHLLFAANRWEAMPKMKELLKSGMTLVVDRYSFSGVAFSSAKPNFSVQWCRQPEVGLLRPDQVFYLQVSSEVAAERGDFGTERYENRDFQTKVASIFQELKDPTWTTLDASQSVGDLGDEVYERAMNVVNKARYDSLQELWV